From one Brachypodium distachyon strain Bd21 chromosome 4, Brachypodium_distachyon_v3.0, whole genome shotgun sequence genomic stretch:
- the LOC100839736 gene encoding uncharacterized protein LOC100839736 isoform X3, which yields MELGECQKRLLSLSFRNLQSLCKQYNLPANKSRWELASELAMLLEKEKLNSGPELEKIIGSTQASPSTCSAVLSNIKEASRCVQENHKRDSYSDRGGDDRLHVKHQKGLQTQIDEALQSDIGARMSLPPVSLNNGKCSGQGIAQNAKSQSAYGIATNLTPPGHAIEINHDSASHVKDKISFVASHPGLNGVVAEPHSCTKVGANVVVKAIGSTNEISANANANAKAKAKEKEKEKEKANTNTKAAPFQFFVMSEDEGLDLVVDLNFNPASWVRSFNEGLNIPPSTHQSEKGILSDSISSLVGKNDQNTISSLGSITVDTENRAADSIAPRTNSSLGPHSTDGYNSHSGPHPADTINVNSNSSASTLPGTFAEVSGSQEWVPVVHSSCLSSDVQNNMPLGMLAGTLCNNVLPQESVGVSVWSERNHAPAADDSIQATTNKDTFSPGYEVISDSNEISFPLSVEKEMLDGTSGVQPGHSGTNDTPKENVLMEAVPMEEDNCNADRLSSQIARQTVAELPVTDASSADCRIAGNFDLSGPTPSSAASDNAITPLALKDGANS from the exons ATGGAGTTGGGGGAGTGCCAAAAACGTCTACTCAGCCTCAGTTTCCGTAACCTCCAATCTCTGTGCAAGCAGTATAACCTTCCTGCAAATAAGAGCCGCTGGGAGTTAGCGAGCGAGCTTGCCATGCTGCTTGAG AAGGAAAAGTTGAATTCAGGACCTGAATTGGAAAAAATTATTGGTTCTACGCAGGCATCTCCTTCTACCTGTTCTGCTGTGTTATCAAATATCAAAGAAGCATCCAGAT GTGTGCAAGAGAACCACAAAAGAGACTCATATAGTGACCGAGGTGGTGATGATAGGCTTCATGTAAAACATCAAAAAGGGCTTCAAACACAAATTGATGAAGCATTGCAAAGT GACATTGGTGCCAGGATGAGTCTTCCTCCAGTTTCTCTTAACAACGGAAAATGTTCTGGACAAGGGATTGCCCAAAATGCGAAATCTCAAAGTGCCTATGGTATTGCAACAAACTTAACACCTCCTGGACATGCAATCGAGATCAACCATGATTCAGCTTCTCATGTCAAGGATAAAATTTCTTTCGTAGCAAGTCACCCTGGTCTTAATGGTGTTGTTGCAGAGCCTCACAGCTGTACAAAAGTTGGTGCAAATGTTGTAGTTAAGGCTATTGGCTCAACTAATGAGATATCGgcaaatgcaaatgcaaatgcaaaggcaaaggcaaaggaaaaggaaaaggaaaaggaaaaggcgaacacaaacacaaaagcTGCCCCTTTTCAGTTCTTTGTAATGTCAGAAGATGAGGGACTTGATCTAGTTGTCGATCTTAATTTCAATCCAGCATCTTGGGTTAGGAGCTTCAACGAGGGATTGAACATTCCTCCAAGTACACATCAATCTGAAAAAGGCATTTTGTCTGATTCTATAAGCAGCCTTGTGGGTAAGAATGATCAGAACACAATTTCGTCATTGGGTAGTATCACTGTGGACACAGAAAACAGGGCAGCTGACAGCATTGCTCCTCGCACCAATTCATCACTAGGTCCCCATTCAACTGATGGTTATAATTCTCACTCAGGGCCCCATCCAGCTGACACAATTAATGTAAACTCAAACTCATCTGCATCCACATTGCCTGGTACTTTTGCTGAAGTTTCTGGATCTCAGGAGTGGGTTCCAGTGGTACATTCTTCATGTTTATCGTCTGATGTTCAGAACAACATGCCACTTGGTATGTTGGCTGGTACTTTGTGTAACAATGTGCTTCCTCAAGAATCTGTTGGTGTCTCAGTGTGGTCTGAAAGAAATCATGCACCTGCTGCTGATGATTCCATACAAGCAACTACTAATAAAGACACATTTAGTCCTG ggtaTGAGGTTATAAGCGACTCCAATGAAATCTCCTTTCCACTATCTGTGGAAAAGGAAATGTTAGATGGTACTTCAGGGGTTCAGCCTGGCCACAGTGGTACAAATGACACCCCAAAAGAGAATGTACTAATGGAAGCAGTGCCGATGGAAGAAGATAATTGTAATGCTGACAGATTGTCAAGTCAAATAGCAAGGCAGACAGTAGCCGAACTGCCTGTTACAGATGCTAGTTCTGCAGATTGTCGCATTGCTGGGAACTTTGACCTCTCAGGCCCAACACCATCCTCTGCTGCTTCG